Proteins found in one Candidatus Methylacidiphilales bacterium genomic segment:
- the eno gene encoding phosphopyruvate hydratase, producing MTAIGSVRGRQVWDSRGRPTVEVEITLADGSIGRSIAPSGASMGRREALDKRDGGKRLGGFGVNAALAAVNGEIASTLKGMDAADQSAIDAALVHLDGTPQKERLGGNAIVATSQAVAWAAAASRKVPLWQHLRGLAGVADAPIPAPMIQIFGGGRHAGNRIDIQDFLILSLGAKSFAEAAEWTAEVYLAAASAMKKAGKLNGVADEGGVWPDFTANEDGLDLLTRAIQDAGFKPGVDIGIALDVAASSFFADGAYVLALDGKKLDTAGMIDLLAGWVETYPIVSLEDPLAEDDDAGFTAITAKLGKRIQIIGDDYLTTSAERIAHAASIKACNSVLLKANQCGTISELIAASNAARTLGWNTIQSGRSGESEDVTLSHLAVGLGSDQIKVGSMARSERTAKWNEVIRIEEGMPTGRYWRFSV from the coding sequence ATGACGGCCATCGGTTCAGTGCGTGGCCGGCAGGTCTGGGATTCGCGCGGACGCCCCACGGTCGAGGTGGAAATCACGCTCGCCGATGGCAGCATCGGCCGTTCCATCGCCCCCTCCGGCGCCTCCATGGGCCGGCGCGAGGCCCTCGACAAACGCGACGGCGGCAAGCGCCTCGGCGGCTTCGGCGTCAACGCCGCCCTTGCCGCGGTCAATGGCGAAATCGCCAGCACTCTCAAGGGGATGGACGCGGCCGACCAGTCCGCCATCGACGCCGCTCTGGTCCATCTCGACGGCACGCCACAGAAGGAGCGGTTGGGCGGCAATGCCATCGTCGCCACCTCGCAGGCCGTCGCCTGGGCCGCCGCCGCATCAAGGAAAGTGCCGCTCTGGCAGCATCTTAGGGGCCTCGCCGGCGTTGCCGACGCACCGATCCCGGCGCCGATGATCCAGATTTTCGGTGGCGGCCGCCATGCCGGCAACCGCATCGACATCCAGGACTTCCTGATCCTCTCGCTCGGCGCCAAAAGCTTCGCTGAGGCCGCCGAGTGGACTGCCGAGGTCTATCTCGCGGCTGCGTCGGCGATGAAGAAAGCCGGCAAGCTCAATGGCGTAGCGGACGAGGGCGGGGTCTGGCCGGATTTCACCGCCAACGAGGACGGGCTCGATCTTCTCACCCGCGCCATCCAGGATGCCGGGTTCAAGCCCGGCGTCGATATCGGCATCGCGCTCGACGTTGCCGCCAGCTCGTTCTTCGCCGATGGTGCCTATGTGCTTGCGCTGGACGGCAAAAAGCTCGACACCGCCGGCATGATCGACCTCCTCGCCGGCTGGGTCGAGACATACCCGATCGTCTCGCTCGAAGATCCGCTGGCCGAGGACGACGATGCCGGGTTCACCGCCATCACGGCAAAGCTCGGCAAGCGCATCCAGATCATCGGCGACGACTATCTCACCACCAGCGCCGAGCGCATCGCCCACGCGGCCTCGATCAAGGCCTGCAACTCCGTGCTGCTCAAGGCCAACCAGTGCGGCACGATTTCCGAGCTGATCGCGGCCTCGAACGCGGCACGGACGCTGGGCTGGAACACCATTCAGTCGGGTCGCTCGGGGGAGAGCGAAGACGTGACATTGAGCCATCTCGCCGTCGGCCTGGGGTCGGACCAGATCAAGGTGGGCTCGATGGCGCGGTCGGAGCGGACGGCCAAGTGGAATGAAGTGATCCGCATCGAAGAGGGGATGCCAACGGGCCGGTATTGGCGGTTTTCCGTTTAG
- a CDS encoding phosphotransferase: MPEGGGMTEESWEAVLPAMLRAAGLPDAGFTVEPLTGGVSSDIVRITLADGRLACAKRALKKLKVASDWQAPLERNHYEVAWLRRAAAIVPGAAPNVLAEDRSRGIALLDYLPADDYVLWKSELLAGRADPNVPVRVATALGRIHVATLRDPAVTAEFPTDHLIDALRLDPYLRFTAGRHPDVADKILAVLRTTATTKLALVHGDVSPKNILVGKRDGHPVLLDAECAWFGDPAFDGAFCLNHLLLKAVHVPVIGMALLGQAQVFADAWLGLFPADLRADLERRTAALLPCLLLARVDGKSPVEYLSEPNRQRVRDIAIPMIRQAPVTIVDVIQGVCRG, from the coding sequence ATGCCCGAGGGGGGTGGCATGACGGAGGAGAGCTGGGAAGCCGTGCTTCCCGCGATGCTGCGCGCGGCGGGCCTGCCCGACGCCGGGTTCACGGTCGAGCCGCTGACCGGCGGCGTGTCGTCCGACATCGTCCGCATTACACTGGCCGACGGTCGCCTCGCCTGCGCCAAGCGGGCGCTCAAAAAGCTCAAGGTCGCCAGCGACTGGCAGGCGCCGCTCGAACGAAACCACTATGAAGTCGCCTGGCTCCGCCGCGCCGCCGCCATCGTCCCCGGCGCCGCCCCTAATGTGCTGGCCGAAGACCGGTCCCGCGGCATTGCACTGCTCGATTACCTGCCGGCCGACGACTACGTGCTCTGGAAATCCGAGCTCCTCGCCGGCCGGGCCGATCCGAACGTTCCGGTGCGGGTGGCGACGGCGCTCGGCCGCATCCATGTGGCGACGCTGCGCGATCCTGCAGTCACAGCCGAGTTCCCGACGGACCATCTGATCGACGCGCTACGGCTCGACCCCTACCTGCGTTTCACCGCCGGCCGGCATCCGGACGTCGCCGACAAGATACTCGCTGTGCTCAGGACGACGGCCACCACCAAGCTGGCGCTGGTGCATGGCGATGTCAGCCCCAAGAATATTCTCGTCGGCAAACGCGACGGTCATCCGGTGCTGCTCGATGCAGAATGTGCGTGGTTTGGCGATCCGGCCTTCGATGGCGCGTTTTGTCTCAATCATCTGCTGCTGAAAGCCGTTCATGTGCCGGTCATCGGCATGGCGCTTTTGGGGCAGGCGCAGGTTTTCGCCGACGCCTGGCTCGGGCTGTTCCCGGCCGATCTCCGTGCCGATCTCGAACGGCGGACGGCCGCTTTGCTGCCCTGCCTCCTCCTCGCGCGGGTCGATGGCAAGTCGCCGGTCGAGTACCTCAGCGAGCCCAACCGCCAGCGGGTGCGCGATATCGCCATCCCGATGATCCGGCAGGCGCCGGTGACGATTGTCGATGTAATTCAAGGAGTTTGCCGCGGATGA
- a CDS encoding SDR family oxidoreductase, which translates to MGRLDNKIAFMTASAAGIGGATALGFARDGARVIATDRDPVAINRLQTELDAIGPGHEAYVLNVTDHAALRGAAARHKGVNVLFNCAGWVHQGKLENTALEDWQRSFDINVTPMFVLTQAFLPAFIKQGGASIINIASVASSLKGVPNRISYMSTKAAVIGLTKSIAFDYMPHGIRANAICPGSVDSPSLHERANALGDHDEVWKTFIARQPMGRMAQPAEIANLAVYLASDESAYATGANFIADGGITL; encoded by the coding sequence GTGGGACGGCTCGACAACAAGATCGCATTCATGACGGCTTCGGCAGCCGGTATCGGCGGCGCCACGGCGCTGGGCTTTGCCCGCGATGGCGCCAGGGTCATCGCCACCGACCGCGACCCGGTCGCCATCAACAGGCTGCAGACCGAGCTCGATGCGATCGGGCCCGGTCACGAGGCCTATGTGCTCAACGTCACCGATCATGCGGCGCTCAGGGGCGCAGCGGCGCGCCACAAGGGCGTCAACGTGCTCTTCAACTGCGCCGGCTGGGTGCACCAGGGCAAGCTCGAGAACACCGCGCTCGAAGACTGGCAGCGGAGCTTCGACATCAACGTGACGCCGATGTTCGTGCTCACCCAGGCTTTCTTGCCCGCCTTCATCAAGCAGGGCGGCGCCTCGATCATCAACATCGCCTCGGTGGCATCCTCGCTGAAGGGCGTGCCCAACCGCATCAGCTACATGTCCACCAAGGCGGCGGTGATCGGGCTGACCAAATCGATTGCCTTCGACTACATGCCGCACGGCATCCGGGCCAACGCCATCTGCCCGGGCAGCGTGGATTCGCCATCGCTGCATGAACGCGCCAATGCGCTGGGCGACCATGACGAAGTGTGGAAGACCTTCATCGCCCGCCAGCCCATGGGCCGCATGGCGCAACCGGCCGAAATCGCCAACCTCGCCGTCTACCTCGCCAGCGACGAAAGCGCCTATGCAACCGGCGCCAACTTCATCGCCGACGGGGGGATTACGCTTTAG
- a CDS encoding amino acid ABC transporter substrate-binding protein: MKIAKTLLAALGLVALASPVMAQSALADLKAAGALRIGTEGTYAPFTFRDESNTLVGFDVEIGREIAKRLGVEAEFVEGPWDGLIAGVDANRYDVVINQVGITEARKEKYDFSDPYIASKAVLIVKGDNDTIKDFPDLAGKKAAQTLTSNFGKLAEENGAELVGTDGFDQSIALVIQGRADATINDSLSFYDFKTRQPDANVKIAATQANADFSGVLIGKGKQDLLDAINAALTEIKSDGTYSAISQKYFGADVSQ, from the coding sequence ATGAAGATCGCAAAGACGTTGCTGGCTGCCCTCGGCCTCGTGGCCCTCGCAAGCCCCGTCATGGCGCAGTCGGCCCTGGCCGACCTCAAGGCGGCCGGCGCGCTGCGCATCGGCACCGAGGGCACCTATGCGCCCTTCACCTTCCGCGACGAGAGCAACACGCTCGTGGGTTTCGACGTGGAAATCGGCCGCGAGATCGCTAAGCGTCTCGGCGTCGAAGCCGAGTTCGTCGAAGGCCCGTGGGATGGCCTGATCGCCGGCGTCGATGCCAACCGCTATGACGTGGTCATCAACCAGGTCGGCATTACCGAAGCCCGCAAGGAGAAGTACGATTTCTCCGACCCCTACATTGCCTCAAAGGCCGTGCTGATCGTCAAGGGCGACAACGACACCATCAAGGATTTCCCTGATCTCGCCGGCAAGAAGGCGGCCCAGACCCTCACCAGCAACTTTGGCAAGCTCGCCGAGGAGAACGGCGCCGAGCTGGTCGGCACCGATGGCTTCGACCAGTCGATTGCCCTGGTGATCCAGGGCCGCGCCGACGCCACCATCAATGACAGCTTGTCGTTCTACGACTTCAAGACACGGCAGCCGGATGCGAACGTGAAGATCGCCGCCACCCAGGCGAATGCCGATTTTTCGGGCGTGCTGATCGGCAAGGGCAAGCAGGACCTGCTCGACGCCATCAACGCCGCGCTCACCGAAATCAAGTCGGACGGCACCTATTCGGCCATTTCGCAGAAGTATTTCGGCGCCGACGTCAGCCAGTAG